A single window of Paenibacillus sp. FSL H8-0537 DNA harbors:
- a CDS encoding carbohydrate-binding protein, whose amino-acid sequence MLKQPEKHIGKNYYSKEMKEMISRLKKTMFVLLACLTALPLVLTVPGPPKVSAASDAVINLSAEKQLIKGFGGINHPAWIGDLTASQRDTAFGNGQNQLGFSVLRIFVDGDSNNWSKEVPTAKRAIEQGALVFASPWNPPASMIETFNKNGDTSAKRLKYDKYAAYAQHLNDFVTYMKNNGVNLYAISVQNEPDYAHDWTWWTPQEMLRFMKENAGSIQNAKVMAPESFQYLKNMSDPILNDPQALANMDILGAHLYGTSVSNFAYPLFKQKGAGKELWMTEVYYPNSNNNSADLWPEALDVSHHIHNAMVEGDFQAYVWWYIRRQYGPMKEDGTISKRGYNMAHFSKFVRPGYVRVDATKTPETNVHVSAYKGNNKVVIVAINRSTSAVNQKFVLQNGNASTVSSWVTDSTRNLAAGSSINVSAGSFTGQLPAQSVTTFVAELGGGGNNNSGTTYEAESGTTLTSSAVEAINSGYSGSGYVNFNATTDAAIQWGSIYASVAGTKNVKFRYALESGTRNLDVYVNGTKVISNAAFAATGSWTSWGEKTLQVAMNSGNNTLRVVTTGTEGPNIDNINVSA is encoded by the coding sequence TTGTTGAAGCAGCCGGAGAAGCATATAGGAAAAAACTACTATTCTAAGGAGATGAAAGAAATGATCTCAAGATTGAAAAAAACAATGTTTGTATTATTGGCATGTTTAACGGCGCTTCCGTTAGTATTAACCGTGCCAGGTCCACCTAAGGTTTCAGCAGCAAGTGATGCAGTTATTAATTTATCGGCAGAAAAACAATTAATCAAAGGCTTTGGCGGCATTAACCACCCGGCTTGGATTGGGGATTTGACAGCATCCCAAAGAGATACGGCATTTGGCAATGGACAAAATCAGCTGGGCTTTTCGGTATTAAGAATCTTTGTAGACGGTGACAGCAATAATTGGTCCAAAGAAGTGCCGACTGCAAAACGTGCGATAGAGCAAGGTGCACTCGTCTTCGCTTCGCCATGGAATCCTCCAGCTAGTATGATCGAGACCTTCAATAAAAATGGTGATACTTCAGCGAAACGACTTAAATACGATAAATACGCTGCGTATGCCCAGCATCTTAATGATTTTGTCACTTACATGAAAAATAACGGTGTGAACCTTTATGCGATTTCGGTTCAAAATGAGCCTGATTACGCTCATGACTGGACATGGTGGACGCCACAAGAGATGCTTCGCTTTATGAAAGAAAATGCGGGCTCCATTCAAAATGCGAAGGTCATGGCACCGGAGTCATTTCAATACCTGAAAAATATGTCAGACCCGATTTTGAATGATCCGCAAGCTCTTGCCAATATGGATATTCTTGGTGCTCATCTTTATGGTACAAGCGTTAGCAATTTCGCATACCCGCTGTTCAAACAAAAAGGAGCGGGCAAAGAGCTCTGGATGACGGAAGTATACTATCCAAATAGTAACAACAACTCGGCGGATCTCTGGCCTGAGGCATTGGATGTATCCCATCATATTCACAATGCGATGGTTGAAGGCGATTTCCAAGCCTATGTATGGTGGTATATCCGCAGACAATACGGCCCGATGAAAGAGGACGGCACGATCAGCAAACGCGGCTATAACATGGCTCATTTCTCCAAATTTGTTCGTCCAGGCTATGTAAGGGTTGATGCAACTAAGACCCCTGAAACAAATGTCCACGTCTCTGCTTATAAAGGTAACAACAAGGTCGTTATTGTAGCCATTAATAGAAGCACCTCGGCCGTCAATCAAAAATTTGTTTTGCAAAACGGCAATGCATCGACGGTATCTTCATGGGTAACAGACAGCACTAGAAATCTTGCAGCTGGATCGTCGATTAATGTGTCGGCAGGTTCCTTTACAGGCCAGCTTCCAGCACAAAGTGTTACAACCTTTGTAGCTGAATTGGGTGGCGGTGGAAACAACAACAGCGGAACTACTTATGAAGCCGAGTCGGGAACAACCTTGACGAGCTCCGCAGTAGAAGCCATAAATTCAGGCTACAGCGGCAGCGGCTATGTCAACTTTAATGCTACAACTGATGCAGCCATTCAGTGGGGCAGCATCTATGCTTCCGTTGCAGGAACTAAAAATGTGAAGTTCCGTTATGCGCTGGAGTCAGGGACAAGAAATCTGGACGTTTATGTTAACGGGACGAAAGTGATCAGCAATGCAGCTTTTGCAGCGACTGGCAGCTGGACAAGCTGGGGTGAGAAAACGCTTCAGGTTGCCATGAATAGCGGAAACAATACTTTAAGAGTGGTTACGACGGGTACAGAGGGACCGAATATAGATAATATCAACGTTTCAGCCTAG
- a CDS encoding carbohydrate ABC transporter permease, giving the protein MQKAKMSRLPRAGFGDLVFDSCNIIFMIALMVVTIYPFVHMMAVSFNDADDAIRGGIYLWPREWTLDNYKYIFGESDVYHATLISALRTVIGTVVAVFCTAMLSYTVSRQGFVLRKFVTMFFVFTMYFSGGLIPSYLLIRDLGLINSFWVYIVPGVIGVFNMIVIRSFIEGLPEGILESARIDGAGEFTTFVRVVLPLTVPVMATVSLFVAVGQWNSWFDVFLYNSSTLKLSTLQYELMKILQTSTTAATATAGDIYQAAGDSGAMVTPTSIRATMTIIASVPILMVYPFLQKYFIQGMTLGGVKG; this is encoded by the coding sequence ATGCAAAAAGCCAAAATGTCCCGCTTGCCCAGAGCAGGCTTTGGGGATCTCGTGTTTGACAGCTGCAACATTATCTTTATGATAGCGCTGATGGTCGTCACCATTTACCCGTTTGTCCATATGATGGCCGTTTCCTTTAATGATGCTGACGACGCCATTAGGGGCGGGATATATTTGTGGCCACGGGAATGGACGCTGGATAATTACAAGTATATTTTTGGAGAATCCGATGTTTATCACGCTACTCTCATATCGGCACTGCGTACGGTTATTGGAACGGTTGTGGCCGTATTTTGCACAGCGATGCTCTCCTATACCGTCAGCCGGCAGGGATTTGTTCTGCGCAAGTTTGTCACGATGTTTTTCGTGTTTACGATGTATTTCAGTGGAGGCTTGATTCCTAGTTATTTGCTTATTCGGGATTTAGGCTTGATTAACTCCTTCTGGGTTTATATTGTTCCGGGTGTAATTGGGGTGTTCAACATGATCGTCATCCGTTCCTTCATTGAAGGCCTGCCGGAAGGCATTCTGGAATCGGCCCGAATCGACGGTGCAGGAGAATTCACCACATTCGTCCGCGTCGTATTGCCGCTGACCGTGCCCGTGATGGCGACCGTGTCGCTGTTTGTAGCGGTAGGGCAGTGGAATTCCTGGTTTGATGTGTTTCTATACAATTCCTCCACTCTTAAATTAAGCACGCTGCAGTACGAGTTGATGAAAATTTTGCAAACATCCACTACGGCAGCCACGGCAACGGCCGGAGATATTTATCAAGCTGCGGGCGACAGCGGAGCGATGGTGACGCCAACTTCAATCCGGGCTACGATGACGATCATTGCCAGCGTTCCCATTTTGATGGTATATCCGTTCCTGCAAAAATATTTTATCCAAGGGATGACCCTCGGCGGCGTTAAGGGCTAA
- a CDS encoding ABC transporter permease subunit, with the protein MNTMDAALGTDRTEINKIKLFYHRLIQQKTLAFMCIPFVIWAFIFKYLPLWGWTMAFQNYKPAKSFGEQKWVAWHHFNLLFADSTFYRVLRNTLVMSSIKLVLGFVTAITLALLLNELKNIIFKRFVQTVSYLPHFISWVVASSIVLTVLSPDGILNLLLLKLKLIDSAVLWMGKGEYFWGILGATEVWKEVGWSTIIYLAAISAIDPSQYEAAEIDGAGRLQRMVSITLPGMKPVIIILLIMNMGNILEAGFEPQYLLGNGMNMDYSENLDLFVLKYGMGMGNFSLGTAAGIFKTVVSFIFLFSANSIAKKMGESRLF; encoded by the coding sequence ATGAATACGATGGATGCAGCACTAGGCACCGATAGAACAGAAATAAATAAAATAAAGCTGTTTTATCATCGTCTTATTCAGCAGAAAACGCTCGCGTTTATGTGTATTCCATTCGTCATTTGGGCTTTTATTTTCAAATATTTACCGCTTTGGGGCTGGACGATGGCCTTTCAAAACTACAAGCCGGCAAAATCCTTCGGGGAACAGAAATGGGTGGCCTGGCATCACTTCAACCTCCTATTCGCTGACAGCACCTTCTATCGTGTGCTGCGCAATACTCTAGTAATGAGCTCCATCAAATTAGTACTAGGTTTCGTTACAGCGATTACGTTGGCTCTTCTACTGAATGAGCTGAAAAACATCATTTTTAAACGGTTCGTTCAGACCGTCAGCTATTTACCGCACTTTATTTCATGGGTAGTAGCTTCAAGCATCGTTCTGACGGTTTTATCTCCGGATGGCATCCTTAATTTGCTGCTGCTGAAGCTCAAGCTCATAGATAGTGCAGTCCTATGGATGGGCAAAGGAGAATATTTCTGGGGAATCCTCGGGGCGACCGAGGTTTGGAAGGAGGTGGGCTGGAGCACGATTATTTATTTGGCCGCCATTAGTGCTATCGATCCTTCCCAATATGAAGCGGCTGAAATAGATGGAGCGGGCAGGCTCCAGCGCATGGTTAGCATAACGCTTCCCGGCATGAAGCCCGTTATCATTATTTTGCTAATCATGAACATGGGCAACATTCTTGAAGCTGGTTTTGAGCCGCAATATTTGCTGGGCAATGGGATGAACATGGATTACTCGGAGAACCTCGACCTATTCGTGCTGAAGTATGGCATGGGAATGGGCAACTTTTCCTTAGGAACGGCGGCTGGCATTTTTAAAACGGTAGTCAGCTTCATCTTCCTTTTCTCCGCCAATTCGATTGCTAAGAAAATGGGAGAAAGCAGATTGTTTTAA
- a CDS encoding extracellular solute-binding protein encodes MYKSKAVIAGLIILLAAMFGGCSKADNVTPNSASSSKSTSDASTASGEENPPVTFSYYHFSTGKKDTLASETAIGKELQKQTGVDWKLEYVVGDSVTKAGVMIASGDYPDVISSSGEMAKLMDAGAYIPLDDLIEEYGPNIKRVYGAYFDKMRQEDGKIYTLPYTANQGEYLGGPNIGGGAFWIQRSVLKAFDYPKIKTLDEYFALIKQYREKHPTIDGADTIGFVSLAGVANNFFTLQNPAMHLAGYPNDGRVIVDMETHEAEVVAGTDYQRRWIQKLNEVNAEKLFDPESFTMNKDQYLAKLTSGRVLGYFNYAWQAGDASKNLLAAGIDEKRYAPLPLVFDKDIKDQYVDPPGFVANYGVGISIKAKDPIRIIKYFDTLLKEENQILVQWGIKDQTYSVDDHGRFYYASDEQRKYHDDLELSRTFGFTYFETDWPRYGVESTLSDGNAFSPGNQPELAYASFTDGDKTILNAYGVDTFSEMFSKPEARPWFPAWSIALEQGSPEQIFTMKSDDVQRKYLPALVMAWPPDFDKLWEEYIGELNKLDKKTYENTITKVIKNRVAGKW; translated from the coding sequence ATGTACAAAAGCAAGGCGGTAATTGCTGGCTTGATTATTTTATTAGCAGCGATGTTCGGAGGGTGCAGTAAGGCGGATAACGTTACGCCTAACAGCGCCTCTAGCAGCAAATCCACATCCGATGCTTCCACAGCAAGCGGAGAGGAGAACCCGCCCGTAACTTTTTCATACTATCATTTTTCGACAGGCAAGAAGGACACCTTGGCGAGTGAAACGGCCATCGGCAAAGAATTGCAGAAACAAACCGGTGTCGACTGGAAGCTGGAATATGTCGTGGGCGACAGCGTAACCAAGGCTGGAGTCATGATTGCCAGCGGCGATTATCCAGATGTGATCAGCTCTAGTGGCGAAATGGCGAAGCTGATGGACGCAGGAGCCTACATTCCGCTCGATGATCTGATTGAGGAGTACGGGCCTAACATCAAACGCGTGTACGGAGCTTACTTCGATAAAATGCGACAGGAGGACGGGAAAATTTATACGTTGCCGTATACCGCCAATCAGGGCGAGTATCTCGGTGGCCCCAATATTGGCGGAGGAGCCTTCTGGATCCAGCGTTCGGTGCTGAAGGCATTCGACTATCCGAAGATCAAAACCTTGGACGAATATTTTGCTCTAATCAAGCAATACAGGGAGAAGCATCCGACAATTGATGGCGCGGATACGATAGGGTTCGTTTCCCTGGCCGGCGTCGCAAATAACTTCTTTACGCTGCAAAACCCTGCTATGCATCTTGCGGGCTATCCTAACGACGGCCGTGTTATTGTCGATATGGAAACCCATGAGGCCGAGGTTGTAGCCGGAACCGACTATCAGAGGAGATGGATTCAGAAGCTGAACGAAGTGAACGCGGAAAAACTGTTTGATCCGGAATCCTTTACCATGAACAAGGATCAATATTTGGCCAAATTGACCTCAGGGCGTGTGCTTGGCTACTTTAACTACGCATGGCAGGCAGGGGATGCTTCCAAAAATCTATTGGCGGCTGGCATTGACGAGAAACGTTATGCTCCGCTTCCCCTTGTATTCGACAAAGACATCAAAGATCAGTATGTGGACCCGCCAGGCTTTGTCGCCAATTATGGGGTCGGCATTTCCATCAAAGCCAAGGATCCCATTCGTATTATTAAATACTTCGATACTTTGCTGAAGGAAGAAAATCAAATCCTCGTACAGTGGGGGATCAAGGACCAAACCTACAGTGTAGATGACCATGGCCGCTTTTATTACGCAAGCGATGAACAGCGCAAATACCATGATGATCTGGAGCTCAGCCGTACTTTTGGCTTCACCTACTTCGAAACAGACTGGCCGCGTTACGGCGTGGAGTCCACTTTATCAGACGGCAATGCCTTTAGCCCCGGCAATCAGCCCGAGCTAGCCTATGCCTCGTTTACCGATGGCGATAAAACGATTCTGAACGCATATGGTGTCGATACGTTCAGCGAGATGTTTTCAAAGCCAGAAGCACGTCCATGGTTCCCCGCATGGTCCATCGCGCTGGAGCAAGGCTCCCCGGAGCAAATTTTTACGATGAAGTCGGATGATGTGCAGCGCAAATATTTGCCTGCTCTGGTCATGGCATGGCCGCCTGATTTCGACAAGCTGTGGGAGGAGTATATCGGCGAGCTGAACAAGCTGGACAAGAAGACCTATGAGAATACGATAACCAAGGTGATAAAGAATCGCGTTGCAGGCAAATGGTGA
- a CDS encoding sensor histidine kinase, whose amino-acid sequence MIKFNLNYMKLRDKLLLMYILSVFIPIVVTNVVFYNVTTVNIRSQKTRDADMALNNLKNDLRVTFDQGVGLSYSLYADPIFNKTVARHFATQLDYIETYHSYLSGAFSDQNVQGVRWYQVYTDNPTVLSSGYIDHLNEAVRQSDWYIQSKSSSAPYPAFVYADKKLSLIQQLNNYHTGGIEQLVKIDLNMDLLAQKFGNSAFGGKVYLVDPEGRVCFGYEQVGEWQQANVRFEDIALPKNSHLFEASFDGISYLEGWTLQGVMNEAVFLTEVRDSRFIVIWLACINFVLPSIIIAVMSRSLHVRLVKILMHMKKVKTQTFQTIPHEEARDEIGQLTVEFNQMMGTIKNLINEVYIADIQKKDLELKQQQAQLHALHSQINPHFLFNALESVRMRSVIKGERETAKIIHHMSQMFRQSISWSRKHVLVREELELIDSFLEIQQYRFGGKLDYSIVADPSALNRRIPKMVILPFVENASIHGIESSPDKGIITISVTERENQLYIRLYDNGIGMSQAKLDELFHYLEENDDIGERVGMKNAYYRLKLCYQDRFDFSIHASEGMGTHIEIVLPLETEEL is encoded by the coding sequence ATGATTAAATTCAATTTGAACTACATGAAGCTGCGCGACAAGCTGCTGCTCATGTACATACTATCCGTATTTATCCCTATCGTTGTCACTAACGTGGTTTTTTATAATGTGACTACCGTTAATATTCGCAGCCAAAAAACCCGTGATGCCGACATGGCCTTAAACAATCTCAAAAACGATCTGCGCGTAACGTTTGACCAAGGCGTTGGTTTGTCCTATTCCCTCTATGCCGATCCCATCTTTAACAAAACAGTTGCAAGGCATTTTGCCACTCAGCTGGATTACATTGAGACTTATCATTCTTATCTGAGCGGGGCGTTTTCCGATCAAAACGTGCAGGGTGTCCGCTGGTATCAGGTGTATACAGATAATCCCACCGTTTTGTCCTCGGGCTACATTGACCACCTGAACGAAGCGGTTCGGCAATCCGACTGGTATATCCAGTCTAAGTCCTCTTCTGCTCCTTATCCAGCTTTTGTTTATGCCGACAAGAAGCTCAGCCTCATTCAACAGTTAAATAACTACCATACCGGAGGTATTGAGCAACTGGTAAAAATTGATTTGAACATGGATTTGCTCGCCCAAAAATTCGGAAACAGTGCTTTTGGCGGCAAGGTTTATTTGGTTGACCCTGAGGGACGGGTGTGCTTTGGCTATGAACAGGTAGGAGAATGGCAGCAGGCAAATGTTCGGTTTGAGGACATTGCGCTTCCTAAAAACTCACATTTGTTTGAGGCTTCTTTTGATGGCATTAGTTATTTGGAGGGGTGGACGCTCCAGGGCGTGATGAATGAGGCAGTCTTCCTTACAGAGGTCCGCGATTCGCGGTTCATTGTCATTTGGCTCGCTTGCATTAATTTTGTGCTGCCCTCCATTATTATCGCTGTGATGTCGAGATCTCTGCATGTACGGCTGGTGAAGATTCTCATGCATATGAAGAAGGTGAAAACGCAAACCTTTCAGACGATTCCTCACGAAGAGGCGAGAGATGAAATCGGCCAGCTAACGGTGGAATTCAATCAAATGATGGGAACGATCAAGAACTTGATTAATGAGGTTTATATTGCGGATATCCAAAAGAAGGATTTGGAGCTGAAGCAGCAGCAGGCGCAGCTTCATGCCTTGCACAGCCAGATCAATCCCCACTTCCTGTTTAACGCTCTGGAATCTGTCCGAATGAGGAGCGTCATCAAGGGAGAGCGGGAAACGGCAAAAATCATTCATCATATGTCCCAAATGTTCCGCCAGTCTATCTCTTGGAGTCGGAAGCATGTGCTGGTGCGTGAGGAGCTTGAGCTGATAGACAGCTTTCTGGAAATACAGCAATACCGCTTTGGGGGGAAGCTGGACTATAGCATTGTAGCAGATCCGTCAGCGCTTAACCGCCGAATTCCTAAGATGGTTATTTTGCCGTTTGTGGAGAATGCCAGTATCCATGGAATCGAATCGAGTCCCGACAAAGGAATCATTACGATCTCTGTTACCGAGCGGGAGAACCAGCTTTATATCAGATTATACGATAATGGTATCGGCATGTCTCAGGCCAAGCTGGATGAGCTGTTTCATTATTTGGAGGAAAATGATGATATAGGCGAGCGGGTTGGCATGAAAAATGCTTATTACCGTCTAAAGCTGTGTTACCAGGATCGCTTTGACTTCTCCATCCATGCCAGTGAAGGGATGGGAACGCATATCGAAATCGTTCTGCCGTTGGAAACCGAGGAGTTGTAA
- a CDS encoding response regulator: MMLKIVLADDEVFVRKGLIELIPWEEMKFTIVGEANNGKEALEMIKDLEPDLVITDIRMPLVDGLDLIRSVKEHSQLDPFFIIISGYNDFNYAQQALRYGVHDYIMKPIDEEEMTAALRKLTYSIIEKKKALLSGDKQQGNPILEALMQGALGKKEAEPYSAMLGMPEGASLMYVLVDVYAAPQEQLADIKMFQEALHAIECREGDVPVIELQPGKFGLLLNVDRLHTREGGIGPALEKLRIALSHRLSCDIGMYVGNAVDHIAELRHSYLEASEAARHKYAERGVIWYAKIKDLPLYVFDISPDLSNRLVLQLEEGSREAYCQTAADMFRLFREQRFTPQAVTGSLSRCITGIIAVIKEMDGSEEEVGWLKELAEREHGNWSLQLLEEHFMLALTEAEDYIALLRQEWSKGSIKQIKNYIDAHYSENISLKSIAAMFYMNALYLGRLFRKSYGVYFNEYLLELRVKEAKKLLRQTDLRMYQIAARVGFQNADYFVAQFEKREKLSPTEYRNILNAKELGG, from the coding sequence ATGATGCTCAAAATAGTGCTGGCAGACGATGAGGTATTTGTTCGGAAAGGACTGATCGAGCTAATCCCATGGGAAGAAATGAAGTTCACAATAGTCGGTGAGGCGAATAATGGCAAGGAAGCGCTGGAAATGATTAAGGACCTGGAGCCAGATTTAGTCATTACCGACATTCGCATGCCGCTCGTGGATGGACTTGATCTGATTCGAAGTGTAAAGGAGCATAGCCAGCTTGACCCGTTTTTCATTATTATCAGCGGCTATAATGATTTTAATTATGCACAGCAGGCTCTACGCTACGGGGTACACGACTATATTATGAAGCCCATTGACGAAGAGGAAATGACGGCGGCTTTACGGAAGCTGACCTACAGCATTATAGAAAAAAAGAAGGCTTTGCTGTCCGGAGACAAGCAGCAAGGCAACCCTATTCTAGAAGCGTTGATGCAGGGGGCTTTAGGCAAGAAGGAGGCAGAGCCATATTCCGCAATGCTAGGCATGCCGGAGGGTGCAAGCCTGATGTATGTGTTGGTTGACGTGTACGCCGCTCCGCAGGAACAGCTGGCGGACATTAAGATGTTTCAGGAAGCGCTGCACGCTATTGAGTGTAGAGAAGGAGATGTTCCTGTCATCGAGCTGCAGCCGGGCAAGTTTGGGCTCCTGTTAAACGTGGACCGGCTGCATACGAGAGAGGGGGGGATTGGGCCCGCTTTGGAAAAGCTACGCATAGCCCTTTCCCATCGCCTGAGCTGTGACATCGGCATGTATGTGGGCAATGCCGTCGATCATATTGCCGAGCTTCGCCATTCCTATCTGGAGGCTAGCGAGGCAGCCCGGCATAAATATGCTGAACGCGGTGTGATATGGTACGCAAAAATTAAGGATCTGCCACTGTATGTTTTTGATATTAGTCCAGACCTTTCAAATAGGCTGGTTTTGCAGCTGGAGGAGGGCAGCCGGGAGGCATACTGTCAAACGGCGGCGGACATGTTCCGCCTGTTCCGTGAGCAACGTTTCACCCCGCAGGCTGTAACGGGGTCGCTCTCCCGATGCATTACCGGAATTATAGCCGTCATTAAGGAGATGGACGGCAGCGAGGAGGAGGTTGGGTGGTTAAAGGAGCTGGCCGAACGGGAGCATGGCAATTGGAGCCTACAGCTGCTGGAGGAGCATTTCATGCTGGCGCTTACGGAAGCGGAGGACTACATTGCCTTGCTTCGTCAGGAGTGGTCCAAGGGCAGCATCAAGCAGATTAAAAACTATATTGACGCCCATTATAGCGAAAATATCAGTCTCAAATCCATCGCGGCAATGTTTTATATGAATGCCTTGTATCTGGGCCGGCTTTTTCGCAAAAGCTATGGGGTTTATTTCAATGAATATTTGCTGGAGCTGCGGGTCAAGGAAGCCAAAAAGCTGCTTCGGCAAACTGACCTGCGCATGTACCAAATCGCCGCCAGAGTCGGCTTTCAGAATGCGGATTATTTTGTCGCCCAGTTCGAGAAGCGAGAGAAGCTGTCGCCGACAGAATACCGAAACATACTGAACGCCAAGGAGCTGGGAGGCTGA
- a CDS encoding HD-GYP domain-containing protein, protein MKNYIAHQAETFILSKYTSRFLFGIAFLAVIAADFRFENYILFQFAYLMLSLLVGLSFWKEAWIRSVLVVLIVFFRVYLERQPAVFLQDEFLLRVFTLVLTYFLTSSSISFMILYYNRQKQNMLQLTFTLAKALDSRDHYTADHSDNVAYYSRKIAEEMNLSKLACERIYIGGILHDIGKIGVPEHILLKPSRLTDGEFEIIKEHPNTGYEMLSHISHLKRSGILDMILHHHERFDGRGYPSRIGHTEIPIAARIMAVADTFDAMTSKRVYRGELDVEFAIEEIRKNAGTQFDPDVVKAFMNIWQREGPQLLSKYSA, encoded by the coding sequence ATGAAAAATTACATCGCTCACCAAGCGGAAACCTTTATTCTTAGTAAATATACAAGCCGCTTCTTATTCGGAATCGCATTTCTTGCTGTTATTGCGGCAGACTTCCGCTTCGAGAATTACATATTGTTCCAGTTTGCTTATTTAATGCTTAGCTTACTGGTAGGCCTTTCTTTCTGGAAGGAAGCTTGGATTCGAAGCGTGCTCGTCGTTCTTATCGTTTTCTTTAGAGTTTATTTGGAGCGGCAGCCAGCCGTTTTCCTTCAGGATGAGTTTCTCTTGAGAGTCTTCACCTTAGTCCTTACGTATTTTTTAACCTCCTCTTCTATTTCGTTTATGATTTTGTATTACAATAGACAGAAGCAAAATATGCTTCAGCTCACCTTTACATTAGCTAAAGCCTTGGATTCAAGAGATCATTATACAGCCGACCACTCGGATAACGTGGCTTATTACTCGAGGAAAATCGCCGAAGAAATGAATCTGTCCAAGCTAGCGTGCGAACGCATTTATATTGGCGGCATCCTTCATGACATTGGGAAAATCGGCGTGCCTGAGCATATTCTCCTCAAACCATCTAGGTTGACGGACGGAGAGTTTGAAATTATTAAGGAGCATCCTAATACGGGTTATGAGATGCTAAGTCATATCTCCCATCTTAAACGGTCCGGCATTCTGGATATGATTCTTCATCATCATGAAAGATTTGACGGACGCGGCTACCCGAGCCGTATTGGACATACCGAAATTCCAATAGCAGCTAGAATTATGGCTGTTGCTGATACGTTCGATGCCATGACCTCCAAGAGGGTATATAGAGGAGAGCTCGATGTTGAGTTCGCGATAGAGGAAATTCGAAAAAATGCAGGAACACAATTTGATCCTGACGTAGTCAAAGCCTTTATGAACATCTGGCAGCGTGAAGGACCTCAATTATTATCCAAGTATTCTGCTTAG
- a CDS encoding oxidoreductase, which produces MNRTAVVAGATGLIGKELVQLLLNDAAYKAVTIFVRRPTGMEHPKLVEQIIDFEQLQQASVQMDGADVFCTLGTTIKKAGSQDAFRKVDYQYPLSLGQLASRQGARQLLLVSAIGANPSSRAFYNRVKGEVEEALSSLKLPALHILRPSLLLGEREEFRFGERIAASLSGLLSPLFSGPLRKYAPVQASAVAKTMISAAKSNQAGIHIHENEHIVKLKQEK; this is translated from the coding sequence ATGAACAGAACAGCTGTAGTGGCGGGAGCCACAGGCTTAATTGGCAAGGAGTTGGTTCAATTGTTGCTTAACGATGCAGCATACAAGGCCGTAACGATTTTTGTTCGGCGGCCAACGGGCATGGAGCATCCAAAGCTCGTGGAGCAAATCATCGACTTCGAGCAATTGCAGCAAGCGAGTGTGCAGATGGACGGTGCAGATGTGTTTTGCACACTCGGTACGACAATCAAGAAGGCCGGGAGTCAGGATGCTTTTCGGAAAGTAGACTATCAATACCCGCTATCGCTCGGACAATTGGCGAGCAGGCAAGGAGCAAGGCAGCTATTGCTTGTATCTGCAATCGGGGCAAATCCATCATCGCGAGCCTTCTATAATCGTGTGAAGGGGGAAGTGGAAGAAGCGCTGAGCAGCCTCAAGCTTCCGGCTTTGCATATACTCCGTCCTTCGCTGCTGCTTGGCGAGCGGGAGGAATTTCGGTTCGGGGAACGAATCGCCGCATCGCTGTCGGGCTTGCTTTCCCCACTGTTTTCGGGGCCGCTCAGGAAATATGCTCCTGTGCAGGCCAGTGCTGTTGCCAAAACGATGATTTCTGCAGCGAAAAGCAATCAAGCAGGCATTCATATTCATGAGAATGAGCATATCGTAAAGCTAAAGCAGGAAAAATAA